A genomic region of Marinobacter sp. NP-4(2019) contains the following coding sequences:
- a CDS encoding AraC family transcriptional regulator, with amino-acid sequence MEKSTVVLVDATQYGADPAVVRVIERRFPLVVVSKQDDLGAVYQRQPPESRVITCFDFDFPDIGSLSMLSEAKREFTSVPMVMFTEQHSEALAVWALRTRVWDYFVKPLVEDTVAESLNRLDRLLTETSNRDPRTTIHQKHPLPDDARFQKHRGEDKVVETAAAYIDHHLADKLMQADIAERCGTNSYQLSRLFKRVYGITFQEYIVRRRIEKAIELLHNNSASVIDVCWAVGFHDASHFTKMFQRHTGMTPSQYRHKWLTARSVAAIPFQLSASSPVKI; translated from the coding sequence ATGGAAAAATCTACCGTTGTGCTGGTAGATGCCACGCAGTATGGGGCAGATCCAGCGGTTGTCAGGGTTATTGAGCGGCGTTTCCCGCTTGTGGTCGTTTCAAAACAGGATGATCTAGGTGCAGTTTACCAGCGCCAACCACCCGAAAGTCGAGTGATTACCTGTTTTGATTTTGATTTTCCGGATATCGGCAGCCTCTCTATGCTCAGTGAGGCCAAGCGGGAGTTTACTTCCGTACCGATGGTGATGTTTACCGAGCAACATTCTGAAGCACTGGCTGTCTGGGCCTTGCGGACCCGGGTATGGGATTATTTTGTAAAACCGCTTGTTGAAGATACCGTTGCTGAATCTCTGAACCGGTTGGACCGGCTTCTAACGGAGACTTCGAACCGTGATCCCCGCACAACCATCCACCAGAAACACCCCCTTCCTGATGACGCCCGTTTTCAGAAGCATCGCGGTGAGGACAAGGTTGTAGAGACTGCCGCAGCCTATATTGATCATCACCTTGCCGACAAGCTGATGCAGGCGGACATTGCCGAACGCTGTGGCACGAACAGCTACCAGCTGAGCCGTCTGTTCAAACGGGTGTACGGCATTACCTTCCAGGAATACATTGTGAGGCGCCGAATCGAAAAAGCCATTGAACTCCTTCATAACAACAGCGCGTCTGTTATTGATGTGTGCTGGGCGGTGGGTTTTCACGACGCCTCTCACTTCACCAAAATGTTCCAGCGCCACACCGGCATGACGCCGTCCCAGTATCGCCATAAGTGGTTGACCGCCCGCAGTGTGGCCGCCATACCGTTCCAGCTCTCCGCCAGCAGCCCCGTCAAGATCTGA
- a CDS encoding Flp family type IVb pilin has protein sequence MKNFKEKVVQFIRDEEGLELSEYAVAGSLIVLGTVLAFTALGEDITTAIEGISCAVQGQEAGCA, from the coding sequence ATGAAAAACTTCAAGGAAAAAGTAGTTCAGTTTATTCGTGATGAGGAAGGCCTGGAGCTGTCGGAGTATGCGGTGGCTGGGTCTTTGATTGTGTTGGGTACTGTTCTTGCATTCACCGCCTTGGGCGAAGACATAACAACAGCAATTGAAGGGATTTCCTGCGCAGTTCAGGGGCAGGAAGCCGGTTGCGCTTAG
- a CDS encoding A24 family peptidase — MDQSGWAVTTLTVGLVIAVFSDLSVRRIPNTVTFGMVIVALVLHTWFGQWEGLLFSLAGLFAGLFCFLPLYVFAAMGAGDVKLLTAVGAVLGAKVVLIAALMTVIAGGVLALVYITARGGLPAMARRYISMFWLLLARKPAYIPPAPGEAAGLRFPYALAIACGTVLAII; from the coding sequence ATGGACCAGAGTGGATGGGCAGTAACAACGCTTACCGTCGGTTTGGTGATTGCTGTTTTCAGTGATCTGTCAGTCCGCAGAATTCCAAATACGGTTACTTTCGGCATGGTGATCGTGGCCTTGGTTCTCCATACTTGGTTCGGGCAATGGGAAGGTCTGCTGTTCTCCCTGGCAGGACTGTTTGCCGGGCTGTTCTGTTTCCTACCGCTCTACGTTTTTGCTGCCATGGGCGCTGGTGATGTGAAGTTGCTAACCGCAGTTGGTGCGGTCTTGGGTGCCAAAGTTGTTCTTATAGCCGCTCTGATGACCGTTATCGCGGGCGGGGTCCTAGCCCTTGTCTATATCACTGCGAGAGGGGGGCTGCCAGCCATGGCCAGACGTTATATCTCCATGTTTTGGCTACTACTGGCCCGAAAGCCGGCGTACATTCCTCCGGCCCCGGGTGAGGCAGCGGGCTTACGCTTTCCTTACGCATTAGCAATCGCTTGCGGGACTGTTTTGGCAATCATTTAG
- a CDS encoding AAA family ATPase, producing the protein MEAELVPFEDRGADYLAAKMVSRPHTLEDTGLDHFFVADLLLKHLNLVSNQTLQELSRHVALPGAVLEPVINMLRQEAKVESRSENLSGKGLRYALTDRGRAAALDALSRDGYCGPAPVLLADYEALVRRQSVSKCVVTEEAIHRLFRDTVVEERLLAQLGPAVHSGRAMFIYGPAGSGKSYISRQLVQLLAGPVYVPYSILVGDTVISLFDPEFHHPVHGEELDPVHLTNGHDPRYVLCHRPEVITGGELTLDMLDLKFDEQRKQYQAPIQLKASNGMLLIDDLGRQRMSHMDLLNRWIVPMEDKRDFLNLRAGQHFAVPFDMLLIFSTNLNPLELADEAFLRRIGHKIGFKTLEPEPYLRLWQQVCQEMEIEDDPEVTRLMMTKLYPSQGNVLLPCHPRDLLGLVKDYCRYRGVPPRLTTESIRWAWNNYFVHMDNVG; encoded by the coding sequence ATGGAAGCCGAACTCGTACCCTTCGAAGACAGGGGCGCCGATTACCTGGCCGCCAAAATGGTTTCCAGGCCCCACACCCTTGAAGATACCGGCCTGGATCACTTCTTCGTGGCGGATTTGTTACTCAAGCATCTTAACCTGGTGAGCAACCAGACGCTGCAAGAGTTATCCCGCCACGTAGCGCTGCCGGGCGCCGTGCTGGAGCCGGTTATCAATATGCTGCGGCAGGAAGCCAAGGTAGAAAGCCGCAGTGAGAATCTCTCCGGCAAAGGCCTTCGCTATGCCCTGACTGACCGGGGACGCGCCGCAGCATTGGATGCACTGTCTCGTGATGGATACTGCGGTCCGGCTCCGGTTTTACTGGCGGACTATGAAGCGTTGGTTCGTCGCCAGTCGGTGTCTAAGTGCGTTGTTACCGAAGAGGCTATCCACCGTTTATTCCGCGATACCGTGGTAGAGGAACGTCTGTTAGCCCAACTGGGGCCCGCGGTCCATTCCGGCCGGGCCATGTTTATCTACGGTCCCGCAGGTAGTGGGAAAAGTTATATATCCCGCCAACTGGTGCAGCTGCTGGCGGGGCCGGTCTACGTACCTTATTCCATTCTGGTGGGCGATACGGTCATCAGCCTGTTTGATCCCGAGTTCCATCACCCGGTTCATGGTGAGGAGCTGGACCCGGTGCACCTCACCAATGGTCACGATCCCCGATATGTACTTTGCCACCGTCCGGAAGTCATCACTGGTGGTGAGCTGACCCTGGATATGCTGGACCTGAAGTTCGACGAACAACGCAAGCAATACCAGGCTCCGATACAGCTCAAGGCCAGCAACGGCATGTTGCTGATTGATGATCTGGGCAGGCAGCGGATGTCCCACATGGATTTGCTGAACCGCTGGATTGTGCCTATGGAAGATAAACGGGATTTTCTCAATCTCAGGGCAGGGCAGCACTTTGCTGTTCCGTTCGACATGTTGTTGATCTTCTCCACTAACCTCAATCCTCTCGAGCTGGCAGACGAGGCGTTTTTGCGCCGTATCGGGCACAAGATCGGTTTTAAAACGCTGGAGCCGGAGCCGTACCTGCGACTTTGGCAACAGGTTTGCCAGGAGATGGAAATTGAAGACGACCCCGAGGTCACCCGGCTCATGATGACCAAGCTCTACCCGAGCCAGGGCAACGTTCTGCTGCCCTGTCATCCCCGTGACCTGCTCGGACTGGTCAAAGATTACTGCAGGTACCGTGGGGTACCACCCAGGCTTACTACGGAGTCTATTCGCTGGGCCTGGAATAACTATTTCGTACACATGGATAACGTGGGGTGA
- the cpaB gene encoding Flp pilus assembly protein CpaB, giving the protein MLTFALLMGLGAAYLARGWAVDRFAAPTTDDGVPVVVAALQIPFGKKLEKSDLKVVNMPRSMVPRGAYEESAAIESTVAMTTIYPGEVILKEKVVAFGGGSALSAVIEPNKRAVTVRVNDVIGVAGFLMPGNRVDVVSAIPQGNRRYLSRTLLENVKVLAVDQTASPEKDKPVIVRAVTLELGSDEAEELVKATQEGVVQLALRNPLDDTMRPAPEPEPVKEEIVAKPPAPKPAPRRVVATSSRVTIIRGTEVSTSKVSM; this is encoded by the coding sequence ATGCTTACTTTTGCGCTGCTGATGGGGCTTGGCGCTGCCTACCTGGCACGAGGCTGGGCGGTGGACCGCTTTGCAGCACCGACGACCGACGATGGCGTCCCTGTGGTGGTGGCGGCACTACAGATTCCTTTTGGAAAGAAACTGGAAAAGAGCGACCTGAAAGTGGTCAACATGCCCAGATCCATGGTGCCTCGTGGTGCCTATGAGGAGTCTGCTGCCATTGAAAGTACCGTTGCGATGACCACCATTTACCCTGGCGAGGTGATCCTGAAGGAAAAAGTGGTCGCGTTCGGTGGGGGCAGCGCGTTGTCGGCTGTTATTGAGCCCAACAAGCGCGCCGTGACTGTCCGGGTGAACGACGTGATTGGCGTTGCGGGCTTCCTGATGCCGGGTAACAGGGTAGACGTGGTTTCCGCCATTCCTCAAGGAAACCGTCGATATCTATCCCGGACCTTGCTGGAAAACGTCAAGGTACTGGCTGTGGACCAGACCGCATCACCGGAAAAAGACAAGCCGGTGATTGTGCGGGCAGTCACTCTGGAACTGGGCTCGGATGAAGCCGAAGAGCTGGTGAAAGCGACTCAGGAAGGGGTCGTACAACTGGCTCTTAGGAACCCGTTGGACGACACCATGCGCCCGGCGCCCGAGCCAGAGCCAGTAAAAGAGGAAATCGTGGCGAAACCGCCCGCGCCAAAACCGGCGCCGCGGCGAGTCGTTGCCACTTCATCCAGGGTCACGATCATACGTGGCACGGAAGTCAGCACGTCGAAGGTATCCATGTAA